AACAAAGAAGATATCCGTACTTCGAGATCTTAGTAACCGAGAATGAAAATCAATAAATTTAGAACCCCAATCACAAGAACCCTAATCCCTTAAACTCCAAATCCATAATGTCCGATTTGACTTTATTGATCATCTATTTCTCCTTGTCTTGTCTTCTCTTTTCCTccttttctatctattttactcTCTCCTCTTCTCTCCATCTCTTTCTATCTTCTCCTCTTTTCATAAAACGTAAGCAATCTCTTTTTGGTCTCCCTGTTGTTTTTTTTCAAACCCTAACTCTTTCTTCCtcctttcttttttttattattaaaaccctcatctttttttttttataatagccTCACCAAAATTAATAGTACCATGTAAAAATGGATTTCGCCTATTAATAAATGTTATTAATGTTTGGCTACACAATTTATGGTCTCGTTTATTAACATTTTATAAATTAGATATTAATAATTAGAAACGATGTACTTCTAGCTAACTTATTTCTGAtagattttttttttgaaaaaaaggTAGAATTTCATTGAAATTTTGCATCTGACTATCAATAGGTAATTTATCTTCATCATATATATTGTTTTAGACATTGAAATAGGTTGGTAGTTCCCATCTGTTTCATCCTGTACTCCAGGAAACATGTGAAATTCATAATTTTTGTAAATAGGTCTTGTAATGTAAAGGATAAAGGAATCCAATTCCAGACAACCAACAACTAAGGAAAATATAAAATCATTCAAACAACATAACTGATTGCAATTTATTGGAGAAACCATGGCTTCGGACTTCTAACTTGATCTTGTAATATGATCGATAAAGGAATCCAGTTCCAGGCGACTAGCTCCGCCTTCTTTCACAGATTTCTTGATGTCATTCCTTAACTTTGCTGCCCTTTTTCTCATTTCATCTCCTTCTGGGGATGTTATTAACTTTTTCACTACATTTTCAATATGAAATGATTCAACCAAGTCGTTCCCTGGAGTCCAGTCCTTGACCACAATTCCTAGTTTGAGTGCCTTGGTCATTAACACAGTATTTCTAGGCATGTCAGAGTGCCTTGGCCATGCAGCTATAGGCACTCCCATTGTCATGCTTTCTAACAATGAATTCCATCCACAGTGACTCATGAATCCCCCCGTGGAGCTGTGCCCCAAAATCTCCAACTGTGGTGCCCAACCTCTCACAATTATCCCTTGTCCGGTTTCCAATATACGCTCTTCATACCTCATTGGCAATTCAGTTTTTCTGACATCTCCCGTGAAAATGTCCACTTTATCTGCGTCTCTTAACACCCAAATGAATTTTTGGCCACTGTTTTCTAGGCCAACTGCGATGGCATGGATTTGTTCATCTGTTAGACTAGTTGTTGTTCCGAAAGCAACATATATCACTGAATTTGGAGCCTGATTATCTAGCCATTCTAAACATTTGTGTCTTTGCTGCTCTGGTTTCTGAAAGACATCTACAGGGTTGAAGGGTCCAATGGCCCAATGTTTCTTATCAACATGGAATTTCTGGAGCAAATCAAAGTAATGGCCTTCAAGTGCTTTGGAAGTATTGTAAAGTTCACCAGAGCTTTTTTTGGAGTGGATCACTTGTTTTTCCGCAAAAGCCATCAACTCTGAAGTCCAACAACCTTCCATAGATGGCAATTGTTGAAGTATATGATCATCAGCTGCAAAAGGCTTACCTGCAGATTCCCAACAGAAGGTAAAACTAAAGAAAGATGAAGTATTCTGAAAAATATAGGTCTCAGCATTAGGCAAGGAAGCGAAATCTTGAACAACTGAGGCAGTCAGGTAATCATGGATGATGATAACTCTACGAAAAGTGGCTGAAAGAGATTTGAGAAGTCTGCAAACAGGCTCACGAAGGTGGACAGTGGCTTCAAATGCTGGTTGAAATTGAGAAGGAAATTTACTCTGAGGATCAGGGTTGGGAGCTGGACACTgaaaagttgggatttgaaacTCATGAATGTGAATGTTGTCATAGGCAAGGAGGTCCCATCCCTCTTGACGGCTGCTGGCTTGGCGGATATGACTTGTGGTGCTAACATAGTGAACTGGTATGTTGTAGGTGGAGATGAGACGGGAGAGATGGAGAAGTGGAGCTAAGTGGCCTTGTGCTAGAAATGGAACAATCACCACTGTGACTTGAATATTCTCTGCCATTGCAGCAAGCTAGAATACTGAAACATCTGTGTATAGATGCTGCATAAAAAGCATTAGAGATAGTATTAGAGATAGGAGATTGTCATCTCAAAGATTTTTTTGGATTCTAAATATGCATTTGTAATAAATTCagattttttaaaattcattAGGATCTGTTAATATTTCTTAAAGATGTTATAACGATTTCTTTCTTTAAATTAGAGATGTATTTGGTTTTGTTTCAAAATCTTAATATCAAAATTAGACGTTATAACAGAATCTCTTAATATCTCGACTCTCGTAGcgtattttcaatattttttttgaaaactCTATTGAATTTAGATAGGGTGTGTAATGAGCACGGGTTCGATAGTTCAATTGGTTAATATTAGGAGTTTATGGCCATGGGTTCGTGTCTAGGGCTGCACAGAATTCCGGTTTGGACCTGAAACTCGGACCAGGTACCGGGCCGGACATACCCGGTCCGGTCTCCAGTCCTTATAATTGAAAAAATCCGGTCTTCGGTCTGGTCCGGTCCAAGACCTGAAAAAATCCGATCCAGACCAGAATGGACCTGAATTcatatgtaattattttatctttaATTTATGTCTTATAAGATTAtgtataaatattaaatattcaCCAATATCATATTTTATCGATCCAAGTTAATAGAtaataaattcatataataaaataGATCGATACTACACTTTAAATTACTAAATTTCGTAATTCAtgtaataaaatattgatattcaTACTCTTAAGattttatatttacttttaaaataataaaatatgtacttacttttaaatttttattgACGTATCAAGTAACAAAATTTTTAATGtatataaatttgaaaaaaaattaaaaaaaaattatat
The sequence above is drawn from the Apium graveolens cultivar Ventura chromosome 2, ASM990537v1, whole genome shotgun sequence genome and encodes:
- the LOC141706067 gene encoding zeatin O-glucosyltransferase-like translates to MAENIQVTVVIVPFLAQGHLAPLLHLSRLISTYNIPVHYVSTTSHIRQASSRQEGWDLLAYDNIHIHEFQIPTFQCPAPNPDPQSKFPSQFQPAFEATVHLREPVCRLLKSLSATFRRVIIIHDYLTASVVQDFASLPNAETYIFQNTSSFFSFTFCWESAGKPFAADDHILQQLPSMEGCWTSELMAFAEKQVIHSKKSSGELYNTSKALEGHYFDLLQKFHVDKKHWAIGPFNPVDVFQKPEQQRHKCLEWLDNQAPNSVIYVAFGTTTSLTDEQIHAIAVGLENSGQKFIWVLRDADKVDIFTGDVRKTELPMRYEERILETGQGIIVRGWAPQLEILGHSSTGGFMSHCGWNSLLESMTMGVPIAAWPRHSDMPRNTVLMTKALKLGIVVKDWTPGNDLVESFHIENVVKKLITSPEGDEMRKRAAKLRNDIKKSVKEGGASRLELDSFIDHITRSS